The Lycium barbarum isolate Lr01 chromosome 11, ASM1917538v2, whole genome shotgun sequence genome contains the following window.
TCCTAAGGACCAACTAAATGCAATGATCAAGAATGGAAATTCAGGGACTCTGTCTTTACACAAGAAGATGAACATGTCATCCTGAGTAATTCTTAGAATAAAAAGCCCGTCTTTGTGCAATATTGACAAACATCTTGATGACCAATAGCTAGCCAGGTCCATACGAGAAGGCTTTAAGCAAAAAATGGGCGTCATTATGGAAACTGAAATTGATTCCTCTTTACCCTGAATCTGAAATTTGGCATGTTGTCCTGGTCACTTTTCAGTAACGATTTCATCTGATTAGGCAAGACCAAAGCACTAGTGAAGAGGGCCTGTACATTGTTAGCAACAGCGTGATTTGCCAGAGCATCAGCTACAGTGTTAGCTTCCCTATAGCAATGCACGATGCTATAGTTTCCTTTGCACATTTCCTCCTTAATGTTGATAATGATATCCATCATTTGCCAAAGAGTGTTGGAGTTCCCATTGATCATATTAACCAATATCATTGAGTCGGACTCAATAATAACATTATCAATACGATTTATAGTGCACCATTGCAGACCCTTGAGAATATCCATTCCTTCGGCATTATTGTTTGTACCAATTCCAAAGTGAAAAGAAAATGCCATTGACATGTCCCCATTATGATTTCTAAGTATACCACCACCTGCAGATTTTCCAGGATTGCCTTTACTGCATCCATCTGTATTAAGCTTAAGAAACTTATCAGGAGGTTTCTTCCACTTGATCATAGTAGAAGTTATGAGGGGTCTGGCAGCCTCTACCTTAGTACATATAGTATGCCAGTTTCCTTTAAAATTAGCTCCTGGATACTGGCTATTGAGAATTAGGGAGGTCAACCAACAAGTTCTGTCAATGATCGTACGAGGTGAAGCTCTGGTTCCTTCATATCTGCTAGAGCATCTACTCTTCCAAATTTCCCAACATAGAATGGAGGGGAGGCACTGTAAAATAGTTTCTTGGATAGGATTTTTGGCCTTGGCAAGCCACCAGCTCAATAAAAGAGCCCTGAgattgttgttattaatgttgattCCACAAGCATTGCCGAAGTACCTCCAAATATTGATCATTTCACCCTTAACAAAAAGGTGCTCAGCATCCTCCAAGTTTCCTGTTCTACAGCAGTAGCAATTAGAAGGACCTGGGATGTGAAATTTCTTTTGAATTTGGTCATCAGTGGCTAGTTTATTGTAAAGCAACCTTATCATGAAAAAGGATGCTTTAAAGGGGATCTTAGGATGCCAGATCTTCTTTGATGTTAGCATTTCAGTGCCAGCATTGGCAAGAATTTTCCTTGCAGATTTACAGGTGAATATTCCTGAGGGTTCAGCAGTCCATATCGCATAATCATCCTTTGTGGTGTCAAACTTAATACCAACAATGGTATTAACAATATTGATTGGTAAATGTCTTCTCAACTCATGTTCTTTCCACCTATCACCTTCCATATAGTCACTTGCTTTGATTCTGAAGGCAGTGTTTCCAAGTTGAGTGTAGTTGGCCAGAGATCCCATCCCTGTCCAGTTGTCCCACCAAAAGGAAACTTGCCCCTTTCCTATTTTCCACAAAATATGTTGCTCACATACTTTTTTGCTGTCCATGAGTCTCTTCCATGTGTGGGATTGTCCCTTTCTCCATCTGCAGTTAATGATGTTCGATCTTTTACAATACTTGGCTTCCAGGAAGTCCCTTAATAAGGATCTCTTGGATCTGAATTTCCACCAATTCTTGATGGCAACAACATCACAAAAACTCTGTATGTGTCTAAAACCTGCTCCCCCTTCTGAGTTGGGTTTGCATAAATTTTCCCATGATCTCCAATGATACTTTCGCTTAACCTCATTGCTTCCCCAGAAAAAATTAGCTAAGATTTTTTCCATCTGCTCAATGGTACCTTTGGGAGGTTGGAGGACAGAAATAATATGTAATGGTAAGGCTGTAAGCACTGATTTTATCAAAGTTGCTTTGCCTCCGGTGGAAAGTGTCTTGGCTTGCCATCTTGTCACTCTGTTAGAGACATTTTTCACCAAACCACTGAAATATTCTATCAACTTCTTTCTAGTATACATGGGGCAACCCAAGTATGTGAAGGGAAGTGTCATTCTCTGGAAACCAGTGATATGCCTGATGTCTGCTATGAAATGGCTTGCAGCTTTAGGATGAACCAAAAAACCTGACTTGTTCTTGTTGATGATCTGGCCTGATATCTTCTCATAAGTTTCCAGTCTCTGCATCATCATGATTAGTGATAGTGGATCACCTGAGGAAAAAAGAATAGTGTCATCAGCATAACATAAATGAGTAATTATGGGTCCCTTTTTGTCACTGTGAAAAGGGATAAAAGTATCATACAGAAGATTATCAAGTAGCTTGGTTAATAATTCTGAAGCAATAACAAATAGATAAGGTGAGAGACGATCTCCCTATTTAAGACCCCTGGTGGAGTTAAAAAATCCATGTCTGGTCCCATTGATATTGATTGAATACCAGTTGTTAGACAGTGTTCTCCAGACCATCTGAATCCATTTCTCAGAGAATCCCAATTTTTTGAAAACTTTACAGAGGAAATCCCAAGAAACTCTATCATAAGCTTTTGACATATCTAATTTCATGGTGATGTTGGCATTAGGATTATCCTTCGTGAGGTTATGAATCATCTCATGGGTCAGAGTAATGTTGTCAGTGATGGCTCTTCCAGCAATGAAGCCAGTTTGGTTGGGTGAGACAATTTTATCAATGACTTTGGTAAGCCTATTGCTAATCAATTTAGAAATAATTTTGCACGAAACGTTGCTCAAACTGATTGGCCTAAGGTCTGAGAAGCTTTGAGGTTGATCCACCTTAGGAATAAGGATCAAGTTAGAATGAGAAATGGATCTAGGGATGGTGGCTCCTTTGAAAAAATCCAGGACCATCTCATGAAGATCATTAGCAATGATGTCCCAGCATTGTTTGTAAAGAGTTCCATTCACCCCATCTGGGCCAGGGGCGCTGTCTGAACTCATGCTAAAAACCATATTTTTTAGTTCTTGCAAGGAAGGAAGATCAGTCAGCATATTATTATCATCAGCAGTGATAACATTTTTTAAGCAATTCATAACATTGTTGTCTTCCAAGGTGTCCTCTTTGGTAAACTATTTTTGAAAGAATTGAATTGATTCATCGATAATTTCATTCGGATTGTCTAGCCAGCTCCCATCCTCCTTCTTGATTTTGTTGAGCATGAGCCTCCTTCTTCTGGATTTGATCACTGAGTGGAAGAACTTAGTATTGAGGTCACCTTCCTCAAACCATTTAGTTCCAGCCTTTTGTCTCCAGAATTCTTCCTCTTGCTTGTTGTGTCTGATAAGTAAGGCATTAGCTTCATTGAGATGCATTCTGCTGACATCAGTAGTGTTGACAATGCATATCTTCTCTAAATCAGCCACTTTCTTTTCCATGGTCTTTGTGTTTTCAAATATGTCACCCAAGCAGTTTCTAGACCACCAAGAAAGTTTACTGCAAGTATTCTTCAATTTCAAGTGGAATTTCCACATCGGCGATCCAGAAAAGTCCTCTTGCCAAGCTTGTTGCACAACATCCATGAAGGTATCATCTTTGGTCCACAGGTTTAGGAATTTAAAATATTTCTTTGGGTTAATTATATTGTTGGAAGCAGTGATAAGCATTGGTGCATGGTCAGACCCAGTTCTCACTAGGTGAGTGATAGTGGTGCCATTACATTGGTCAATCCATTCTTGATTGGCAAGCACCCTATCAAGTCTCTTCCAGATTCTCTTGTCGGGGGCCCAACCATTGCACCAGGTGAAGGTAGAACCACTATATCCCATATCAATGAGATCACTGTCACAGATACATTCAAGTAGAGGCAAGCTTTCTTTCATGTTATGTTGTATCCCGCCTCTCTTCTCACTAGGATCCAGAATACAATTGAAATCTCCCATCACCATCCAAGGGCCTGTCTGGTTACTGGAAATCGACCTTAATTCATTCCAAAGTTGCTCTCTAAGTTGAACATCACATTTGGCATATAC
Protein-coding sequences here:
- the LOC132619874 gene encoding uncharacterized protein LOC132619874, giving the protein MIKSLCWNIRGITSNGAFDRLKQLKRQYNLGFIAVQEPFSRMDKLEKFRRRMGFHFSYANSSNKIWLFCEEEYNCTIIVDHEQHLTCQIKYDDVVITITIVYAKCDVQLREQLWNELRSISSNQTGPWMVMGDFNCILDPSEKRGGIQHNMKESLPLLECICDSDLIDMGYSGSTFTWCNGWAPDKRIWKRLDRVLANQEWIDQCNGTTITHLVRTGSDHAPMLITASNNIINPKKYFKFLNLWTKDDTFMDVVQQAWQEDFSGSPMWKFHLKLKNTCSKLSWWSRNCLGDIFENTKTMEKKVADLEKICIVNTTDVSRMHLNEANALLIRHNKQEEEFWRQKAGTKWFEEGDLNTKFFHSVIKSRRRRLMLNKIKKEDGSWLDNPNEIIDESIQFFQK